The DNA window CCACCAGCCACAATGGATAGTAGATgcccaattttaccagccactcatattttttaccagccactttttccggaattcaaatttataaaagaaagtgcACTGTCATACTTTGAATTGcttcaatacattattttttattattNNNNNNNNNNTACATATTTTAGCTCCAAGGTTTTAAGACAGTAAATAGTAATTTCCCCTTTTGGGACTAATAAAAGGATGCATTTATACATTATAACAATGGATACATTGTGCTTAGCGGTAAAGAGATGGGGAAGGTTTCTTTGACCATCTTCAGAGTTGATGCTGCATGCTTACCAAATATGTTCTCTCTTGAACAGATTTCTCAAGTCCAAAAAAGCATTATTATGGCATGCTTGAGCTGAATAGCAGGTCCACACACAGGTGtggataaaaaacacatttttcattgtAGATGAAAGATAACCATCCTGGTATcctcaaattatctgaaatgtcaacctcatggtggcactagaggGAATGTCAGGTGATAACTAAAGTCAGTAGGATTGACCTGCTGGGTACCATAAATGTTTGTACANNNNNNNNNNCTGGGGTCCCGTCTTCCCCAGCTGTATCACAGTGCATTTGATATGACCAGTAcaaattgtttgcattttgtgacaATGCGTATGTTCGACAAGTCCAATGCATAGACTGGTTGTCGGGAAGGTAGGCTAACTATTACCTCATTCTCCCTTCATCATCAATGCGCCACTTGTTTGAAAGGTCACCCGCCATTTTGAAAAAGTACCCACCTTTGGCTGTTGCTGATTTCCTACcctgtttaatttcttttgacaATTCAAATGTGTGGtgtacaaaaatgtgtttatggtTAAATTGCTTACAAGAACACAACATTAGCATAGATTCTACATAGATCTAGCCTCTTAATTTTGCTGTCAAAGTGCACCAGATTGATGCGTCtaaaatttacaaaatgttcTTCCAGGGAAGCATGGGAGCATACCGACCCCCCTTAAAGTTTGGGGTCCGCCGTATTTTACCCCTGACCTGTTGGCATGCCTGTAAAAGGAGTGGGACTGTGCATTATTACTGTGCTCAGTCTCGGCTTCCCTCTCAGTTAAGAAGATGGCGGAGGCGGTTCCAAGtaaatttgaaataaaaccGGAGATTTACACCACAGCAGATGGTCAAATTGTTGTGAAAGATCAACTGTTGAACCACTTTTGTGGTTAAAATGAGAACTCCAAGTCTTGTCATGTTGACTTCAGGGGGCACATTATGTATTTCTAACATTCTTCTTAGAATTTGAAAGTAAAATCAAACACACTGAAACTGATATTAAGCAAGAATGTTGCAGGATTCGCCTGAGAAACCCGACTCAATCAAAATACCAATGGATTAACATTCTATCCAGGAAGGTTGAATTCAAATTATTTAGGGCAAGAcacaattattttgaatttggaGACAAAGCAGGAACATTACTCgctaaatacacaaaacatggAATTGGCTTTTACTATGTCTGCAATTAGATCAAATTCTAGAGCTGTTTTTACAGCAACTGTAGGCATTACCAGAATTTTAAAGAATGTTAAACTGATCTCTATAGGTCATTGTCTACCTCTACTGATGAAGAAATGGGTTCCTTCATAAACCCAAACTGATCAAAGAGCACATGGGAACTCCTTGATGCAGATTTGACTATAGAGGAAATTAAAGAAGTAATGGGGACCTGCGTGCGTGTAAGGCCCCAGGGCCGATGGATTCACAGCAGAATTTTTTAAGAGTTTTGCAACTCTTAAAAACTTGCTCTTGGAAGTGAAACATGACAGagctcacttttttctctttttctttgttgttttgtttagccATAGAGCCTTTGTCAGATGTCATACGGGGGTAGACTAACTTCCCGGATGTTATAGTAGGATGGGTAGTGGACAAACCTATGCTTTATGCAGAGGATATATTACTTTTTGTGTCCAAACCTAGTAGAGCAGTATCCTGTCTACTCGGGATCACTGACTCTTTCTTGAAATTTTCAGGTAATAGGGTacattaaatatacatataaaataacagctacattttattaattacaaaaatcAATTGATAGAGCGAGTTTGGGTCTACCAAAGATTAACATGAGTACACTTGGTAATTACCAGATTACCAACTATTATTACAATGCTTTTAATTCAAGGCATCTAGCCCACTGGTCACGTCTTCTTGAGAGAGCCACACCCTGGTATTGCATTGAGTAGTCTGTTCTTGCCCCATTATCGGCCTTACAAAACTTGTCTGTCTAACTGTATGGTAGGGCAAAAACACATCCAATAAGATCGCCATCTGTTAGTGGATCCAGATCTTCAGCCCTGACAGCACAAGAATGCTGCTGAAATATGGAAAAGTTAATGAGGCTTCTGGGTGTTATTCTGGGCTTATGCAGAACCTGTTGATGGGCCCTGGTCAGCCCTCAAGAAGAGAATGGGAAAAGAACCTGAGTATTACACTGGATGAAGAGGAGTGGGACAGAATTTGTGGGAATAAAAACTATGTCAAGCAATGTGAGGATGATTCCAGTTGAAGATTATGCATTGCTTCTATTCGACTCCCTCCAGATTGTTTAGACTTGGTTTGAAAGACAACAAATTGTTGGAAATGTAAGACACATGTAAGACAATTAATTCATGTCCTAAGGTCATGTGATGAAGTCCGAGAATTTTGGACCGGGATACATGATAGACCGGTACACTGCAATGTCTACAAACCTGTTGGCTCTATAGGGGAATTGAGCGGAGGGTCCAGAAGTGGGTCTGTTTGGGTTTTAAGGTGAGCCAGACCACCAGGGGTCAGGGTGATGGGTCTGTAGTAATTTAGTCCTGTGATCCTTGTTTTTTGGGGGACAGGGATGATGGTGGAGGACTTAAAGCAGGATGGTACGTGGTATGTCTTCAGTGAGGTGTTAGATATGTCTGTGAACACCGGAGACAGCTGATCAGCGCAGTGTTTCAGTATTTCTTAGTTACTTGCCCTTTTAAAATCATCAACCAAATTTCATTGCCTTCCTCATGGAGATAGTCCCGTTGTGAGAACAATCGTAAGTATGGAGTTAccttttgtaattttctttttcattattgttattgttgtaattgtccatttttatactgtatatgtcattACACGGTGCTCAAACTGTCCCTGGGGCAGATACCCCAATACAAAATTTTGAGATGAGAGGTCTTAAAACAATGCAGGCTCACAATGGCCAAACTGTATGTAGCCTTGAAAGTGCATATGAACTGGCATTAGCAATGACATAATAGGAATAGAACAGCAATGTATGATACTGGTAAgagtacatttattttgtccTGATACTTGCTATATTTAATTCTAGTGGCCAAACGTTTCAAAGTTGACCAGCTGTTTTATCTGCTCACTCTGCATTGAGTGTCGTCTCCACAGCATTTTCTTGGCTTTTTGATCCCTAGGGAAAACAGGTGCACAAGGTAGAACAGGCTTTGACCCTGTAATAACGGCATTCAGTGTCTTGCTACTTCCACTAAAAGGGTAGGAAGAGCTAGAACTGACCCCAATATTTGGTATAGGAGCATGGGGATTCAGAGGAGGGAGGTATCTAGGGCGAGCGTGGGCGATGTGATCCAAAATAAGGGCCCCTGATGCTCTTTGCTCCAGCCCAGCATCGCTTCGTCTTTGGACATTGCTATCTAAGGACTCCCTGGATCCTGACAGAGCGGAGGATCTGCTGCTCAGCTTGTGCTTTTCTGCTCCCACTTTAACTCCACCACTCTTCTTGGAGCAATTGTCTCGGCTGCCAAACTGTGGTAACTGAGAGTCAGAACTGTAGTGGTCAATGCCAATGTTCTGCCGATGGACCACATTTTGCAGACTGGAAACATTAAATTGTCTGAGACAGTCAGAGGAATCTTCATCCACAGGACTGGATTTATGGGGAAAGGGGAGACTGCTTTGATGCAAGTTTGGGTGTGAAGCAGAATGGTGTGAACTTGCGGCACTGTCATATGACATCTTTCTACCAAAGCCTCGTCTTCCACCTCCTTCCCTATTCTCATTTACTGACATGTTTTCTAGTGCTTTCAGAAGCCCTGTTGCATCTTTGACATCGAGGCTGTTGTGCCGTGAAACAACTGGAGGTCTTCTGTGAAAGGTAAGACCATTGAATATGAAGGACTGCTCCTCCTCAGGTGTAATTTCTACCGGCTCCTCTGTCAGAGAGGAGGCCTGGCTCTGCTGGAGCAGCAGGCGAGGACTTTTGGACCACTGCTCTGAGTAAAGACGATTCAGTTGTTTATCTACACCAGGAACACATGAAGGACTAGGATGTTGGATTGGAGAACCTGGTTGAGATGGGACTAAACCAGGCCTTGAGCCCAAACACTGGGGATCCTTGAAGCCAAGAAGGGGGCTACCAGGTTGGAAAGAAGCAGTTGCTGTGAAGCCctgtgaaggaggaggaggatatgGAGACAAGCAACAAGATGTTGGGGTGTAATGCAGATGCTCCTCAAGGTCTGGGGCTGGAGGAACATTGAGGTATTGCTTTGTCATCTGATGGCCGGATGGCAGTttgctggtggtgatgatgatgacatccTTACCTTTGGCTTTACAGGCATCCAGGAGGAGCCTGAGGATGTCCCTGTTGCCTGAATTGACGGCATAAACCAATGCTGATAAGCCTGCATGATCCTCCAGAGTTGGATCAGCCCCACTGCTCAGCAGGAGTGACAGAATTTCAGCTCCAGTTTGTTCGATACATGCATGCATCAAAGCtgtttttcctgtcttgtcttggataTTTGGATCAGCACCATTTTCCAGAAGATACCTATTGGGAGTAAAGATCACATTTATATGCACAATGAAAGTTAAAATTAGTAATCCTCAATCACGTTTTCAAGAATCAACagcagacatacagtattttctgATGGAACATACCAAACCATCTTGTGTTTGGGCACACTCTGTAA is part of the Etheostoma spectabile isolate EspeVRDwgs_2016 unplaced genomic scaffold, UIUC_Espe_1.0 scaffold342, whole genome shotgun sequence genome and encodes:
- the ankrd34bb gene encoding ankyrin repeat domain 34Bb, yielding MDESREVRTDGNSLLKAVYLCRLRLTRLLLEGGAYINESNEYGETPLMVVCKTHHSDLQSVPKHKMVWYLLENGADPNIQDKTGKTALMHACIEQTGAEILSLLLSSGADPTLEDHAGLSALVYAVNSGNRDILRLLLDACKAKGKDVIIITTSKLPSGHQMTKQYLNVPPAPDLEEHLHYTPTSCCLSPYPPPPSQGFTATASFQPGSPLLGFKDPQCLGSRPGLVPSQPGSPIQHPSPSCVPGVDKQLNRLYSEQWSKSPRLLLQQSQASSLTEEPVEITPEEEQSFIFNGLTFHRRPPVVSRHNSLDVKDATGLLKALENMSVNENREGGGRRGFGRKMSYDSAASSHHSASHPNLHQSSLPFPHKSSPVDEDSSDCLRQFNVSSLQNVVHRQNIGIDHYSSDSQLPQFGSRDNCSKKSGGVKVGAEKHKLSSRSSALSGSRESLDSNVQRRSDAGLEQRASGALILDHIAHARPRYLPPLNPHAPIPNIGVSSSSSYPFSGSSKTLNAVITGSKPVLPCAPVFPRDQKAKKMLWRRHSMQSEQIKQLVNFETFGH